The following are encoded together in the Phaseolus vulgaris cultivar G19833 chromosome 9, P. vulgaris v2.0, whole genome shotgun sequence genome:
- the LOC137822788 gene encoding carotenoid 9,10(9',10')-cleavage dioxygenase 1-like, whose product MATSYKAFPLNCSIQKRPSHVSDKSPHFNLPPFPAFKPLKKILPGVPLQIDVQKIITDTAAKLLEAFVDSFFEFVDQPLLPSQSNFAPVEELGEAILVTSIQGRIPDDFPEGVYIRNGPNPLFGGLKSTNSIFGRSSHIWVEGEGMLHAIYFKRSSEGRWKVLYNNKHVETDTYKIEKQLSKPSFLPAIEGDSLAILSAYLLNWLRFGKANKYISNTNVFEHSGKFYSVAENHIPQEIDIFTLKTLRNWDVNGAWDRPFTSHPKKAPDTGELVTLGVAATKPFAVAGIISADGEKLVRKVDLQLNRSTLCHDIGVTKRYNVIMDFPLTIDLNRVLRGGQLIKYNKEEYARIGILPRYGDANSIKWFEVEPNCTFHIINSFEDGHEVVVRGCRSLDSLIPGPVLSLKEYEWLSRCYEWRLNMHTGEVKEKDICGANVVYMDFPVINGNFIGVRNRYAYTQVVDPIASSTQDAPKYGGLAKLYVEGSCTEFSMGVKEQPEEPIRVECHMFEKNTFCSGAAFVPREGGLEEDDGWIIAFVHNEDTNISEVHIIDAKKFCGEMVTKITMPRRVPYGFHGAFMQNSFQAQEHNSVYHQQAP is encoded by the exons ATGGCCACTTCATATAAAGCATTCCCATTGAATTGCTCCATTCAGAAAAGACCCTCCCATGTCTCAGACAAATCTCCTCACTTCAACCTTCCACCCTTCCCTGCCTTTAAG CCACTCAAGAAAATTCTGCCTGGAGTCCCTTTACAAATTGATGTTCAAAAGATTATCACAGACACTGCAGCTAAATTGCTTGAGGCTTTCGTAGATTCATTCTTTGAATTTGTTGACCAACCGCTGCTTCCATCTCAG agtaactttgcTCCGGTGGAGGAGTTGGGTGAAGCCATACTTGTTACCAGCATCCAAGGACGAATTCCAGATGATTTTCCAGAGGGTGTCTATATTAGAAATG GACCAAATCCACTTTTTGGAGGGTTAAAATCAACAAATTCTATCTTTGGGAGGTCAAGTCACATTTGGGTGGAAGGAGAGGGAATGCTTCAcgcaatttattttaaaaggtcAAGTGAAGGGAGGTGGAAGGTCCTTTACAACAACAAGCACGTTGAAACCGATACATACAAGATTGAAAAGCAACTCAGCAAACCATCGTTTCTACCGGCCATTGAAGGCGACTCACTCGCCATTTTGTCTGCTTATCTGCTAAACTGG TTGCGATTTGGCAAAGCAAACAAGTACATCAGCAACACCAATGTGTTTGAGCATTCTGGCAAGTTTTACTCGGTTGCAGAAAATCACATTCCTCAAGAGATTGATATCTTCACACTAAAAACTTTAAGAAATTGGGATGTCAATGGCGCCTGGGATCGTCCTTTTACCAGTCATCCAaag AAGGCTCCAGATACGGGGGAGCTAGTTACATTAGGAGTTGCAGCAACCAAACCTTTTGCAGTTGCTGGGATTATTTCTG CTGATGGAGAGAAATTGGTTCGAAAAGTTGACCTCCAACTCAATAGGTCCACTCTTTGTCATGACATTGGTGTTACAAAGAG GTACAATGTGATCATGGATTTTCCTCTAACTATTGATCTAAACAGAGTTCTTAGAGGAGGCCA ATTAATAAAGTACAATAAGGAAGAATACGCAAGGATTGGGATACTGCCACGCTATGGTGATGCCAACTCAATCAAATGGTTTGAGGTGGAACCTAATTGCACTTTTCACATTATCAACTCTTTTGAGGATGGGCACGAG GTTGTGGTGAGGGGTTGCAGATCTCTAGATTCACTAATTCCTGGACCTGTCCTAAGTTTGAAGGAATACGAGTGGTTATCTCGCTGTTACGAATGGCGATTGAATATGCACACTGGAGAAGTCAAGGAGAAAGATATCTGTGGAGCCAACGTAGTTTATATGGATTTTCCTGTGATCAATGGAAACTTCATAGGAGTGAGGAATAGATATGCATACACCCAAGTAGTCGATCCAATTGCAAGCTCTACTCAAG ACGCGCCAAAATATGGAGGCTTAGCAAAACTCTACGTTGAAGGATCATGTACAGAGTTCTCCATG GGAGTCAAAGAGCAACCTGAAGAGCCTATAAGAGTGGAGTGCCATATGTTTGAGAAGAACACATTTTGCAGTGGGGCTGCCTTTGTCCCCAGAGAAGGGGGTCTTGAAGAAGATGACGGTTGGATCATAGCTTTTGTTCACAATGAAGATACTAACATATCAGAA GTTCATATAATCGATGCAAAGAAGTTTTGTGGTGAAATGGTTACCAAAATTACCATGCCTCGCAGAGTACCATATGGGTTTCATGGAGCTTTCATGCAAAATTCGTTTCAGGCACAGGAGCACAACAGTGTGTATCACCAACAAGCGCCTTAA